Proteins encoded in a region of the Dendropsophus ebraccatus isolate aDenEbr1 chromosome 11, aDenEbr1.pat, whole genome shotgun sequence genome:
- the ZDHHC23 gene encoding palmitoyltransferase ZDHHC23 isoform X1 has translation MNGVKKKRATRERGDADDVLCCCEYINQKGERSHLAACLCDCEDLDEACDRWITCKSLKPEVLAGVIETASDRFRVPWIRGARKVNLSILPPLILLPISLHVAAIHLLLGVVVLSSLPILVIWYYQLTHRRKGKTLLFLSLALFSLGYMYYNFVQEVVLKGHVGWGHFTAITCGLLLTLLFLAKAKRDPGYLNRSAASTRVATRGTLEPDSGIQTAVDGVPGGRSAIQEENRNLTEKNWCKICKVLKSPRSGHCRICESCVQRMDHHCVWINNCIGARNHKYFILLLVVFQFTSIYGIIVTLGAVCQGRSVFSALFYCPGVYANYSTSFAFTCVWYCTIITAGMAYVLLIQLLNISYNVTEREARIALREKSGRCMLGGLVVDTGTFNQGFFQNWLHFLYVDVEAAGQDLTDIV, from the exons ATGAATGGTGTCAAGAAAAAGAGGGCGACCAGAGAGCGAGGAGACGCGGATGACGTCCTGTGCTGCTGCGAGTACATCAACCAGAAGGGCGAGAGGAGTCACCTGGCCGCCTGCCTGTGTGACTGCGAGGACCTAGACGAGGCCTGTGACAG ATGGATCACCTGTAAGTCCCTGAAGCCGGAGGTCCTGGCCGGGGTGATAGAGACGGCGTCTGATCGCTTCCGTGTGCCGTGGATTCGTGGTGCCAGGAAGGTTAACCTGAGTATCCTGCCCCCGCTGATCCTGCTGCCCATCTCCCTCCATGTGGCTGCCATCCACCTGCTCCTGGGGGTGGTGGTCCTCAGCTCCCTACCGATCCTGGTGATCTGGTATTATCAGCTGACGCACCGGCGCAAGGGTAAgaccctcctcttcctcagcctTGCCCTCTTCTCCCTCGGCTACATGTACTACAACTTTGTGCAGGAGGTCGTCCTCAAGGGCCACGTCGGCTGGGGCCACTTCACCGCCATCACCTGCGGCCTGCTGCTCACACTTCTGTTTCTAGCGAAAGCAAAGCGGGACCCAGGCTACCTCAACCGAAGTGCAGCTAGTACCCGGGTGGCGACGAGAGGGACATTGGAGCCTGACAGTGGAATCCAGACAGCTGTGGACGGTGTCCCCGGTGGGCGCTCTGCCATCCAGGAGGAGAACCGAAATCTCACCGAGAAAAACTGGTGTAAGATCTGCAAAGTGCTGAAATCCCCGCGGAGCGGCCACTGCCGGATCTGTGAGAGCTGCGTCCAGAGGATGGACCATCACTGTGTGTG GATTAATAACTGCATTGGAGCTCGCAATCACAAATACTTCATCTTGCTTCTTGTGGTTTTCCAATTCACCTCTATATACGGGATAATAGTGACGCTCGGAGCTGTATGCCAGGGCCGCAGTGTCTTTAGTGCCTTATTCTACTGCCCGGGAGTCTATGCCAACTACAG CACTTCCTTCGCCTTcacctgtgtgtggtattgcaccaTTATCACAGCCGGCATGGCCTATGTCCTGCTTATTCAGCTGCTGAACATCAGCTACAACGTCACTGAGCGGGAGGCGAGGATCGCCCTGCGGGAGAAGAGCGGGCGCTGTATGCTCGGGGGTCTGGTTGTGGATACAGGAACCTTCAACCAGGGATTTTTCCAGAactggcttcacttcctgtatgtGGACGTTGAGGCGGCAGGGCAGGACCTGACGGACATTGTGTGA
- the ZDHHC23 gene encoding palmitoyltransferase ZDHHC23 isoform X2, with product MNGVKKKRATRERGDADDVLCCCEYINQKGERSHLAACLCDCEDLDEACDRWITCKSLKPEVLAGVIETASDRFRVPWIRGARKVNLSILPPLILLPISLHVAAIHLLLGVVVLSSLPILVIWYYQLTHRRKGKTLLFLSLALFSLGYMYYNFVQEVVLKGHVGWGHFTAITCGLLLTLLFLAKAKRDPGYLNRSAASTRVATRGTLEPDSGIQTAVDGVPGGRSAIQEENRNLTEKNWCKICKVLKSPRSGHCRICESCVQRMDHHCVWINNCIGARNHKYFILLLVVFQFTSIYGIIVTLGAVCQGRSVFSALFYCPGVYANYRVRTSSTAEPLGSV from the exons ATGAATGGTGTCAAGAAAAAGAGGGCGACCAGAGAGCGAGGAGACGCGGATGACGTCCTGTGCTGCTGCGAGTACATCAACCAGAAGGGCGAGAGGAGTCACCTGGCCGCCTGCCTGTGTGACTGCGAGGACCTAGACGAGGCCTGTGACAG ATGGATCACCTGTAAGTCCCTGAAGCCGGAGGTCCTGGCCGGGGTGATAGAGACGGCGTCTGATCGCTTCCGTGTGCCGTGGATTCGTGGTGCCAGGAAGGTTAACCTGAGTATCCTGCCCCCGCTGATCCTGCTGCCCATCTCCCTCCATGTGGCTGCCATCCACCTGCTCCTGGGGGTGGTGGTCCTCAGCTCCCTACCGATCCTGGTGATCTGGTATTATCAGCTGACGCACCGGCGCAAGGGTAAgaccctcctcttcctcagcctTGCCCTCTTCTCCCTCGGCTACATGTACTACAACTTTGTGCAGGAGGTCGTCCTCAAGGGCCACGTCGGCTGGGGCCACTTCACCGCCATCACCTGCGGCCTGCTGCTCACACTTCTGTTTCTAGCGAAAGCAAAGCGGGACCCAGGCTACCTCAACCGAAGTGCAGCTAGTACCCGGGTGGCGACGAGAGGGACATTGGAGCCTGACAGTGGAATCCAGACAGCTGTGGACGGTGTCCCCGGTGGGCGCTCTGCCATCCAGGAGGAGAACCGAAATCTCACCGAGAAAAACTGGTGTAAGATCTGCAAAGTGCTGAAATCCCCGCGGAGCGGCCACTGCCGGATCTGTGAGAGCTGCGTCCAGAGGATGGACCATCACTGTGTGTG GATTAATAACTGCATTGGAGCTCGCAATCACAAATACTTCATCTTGCTTCTTGTGGTTTTCCAATTCACCTCTATATACGGGATAATAGTGACGCTCGGAGCTGTATGCCAGGGCCGCAGTGTCTTTAGTGCCTTATTCTACTGCCCGGGAGTCTATGCCAACTACAG AGTCCGCACCTCTTCTACAGCTGAACCATTGGGATCAGTGTGA
- the CCDC191 gene encoding coiled-coil domain-containing protein 191 has product MSAGKHKPELYRWKRQASQAKPAFDNDNVEHWIKRVEQASEFAVSEVFSRKNLSQRPERPALQLRSMDQLHDHDDAYTEAQDLLSEWLSNKLKVELGSDDDNDPAEDAVEPAKPAPPEFIKYNRFDDLYDYLEKETEDTQDFLQNLLHKEVVDSGILESLRSEESPKKQRDPRVTIEVRHQQVKENRARRQQEADRRRRELALKRSAMAEAQTLVQEENRQKTLKAKKEEEEIRREMVKLRKEMSERKRAMEEARRAEWKRQELEKKKEKEETPRTQRTTQEEEREVKRREKQAKIQELLHQIYAENHRTLQKHFSIWYKLVLERRVKIGKARALADWKLQLRTFRSWRDHVWSGKMERETQQMEKELRDQHRKQQAAAECYNKRLLRRCLIEWQLWCRGEKEKRELEARKEETKRKMAALLDAASSVGGHRQSRDDQREATVSRQETTEPKVLESGGAEPGTPVTPHKKIADPRHAWQVTPQHAALTPEELERHRLQPHSTPHGHHKKVPPYGENFENRHVFQQKLIEEQRRQLQEQKEMILGLMENQRLMIARQEAKTATAVTAELYSRTPTRVTYRASSDPVAKGPPPQETPPRLPLTATQSDHPDASPAHSEASTSRRTGGSSTPHPAVIAMEERAAQRAEKRRVLEEIKRKREEEKLAQLRAAEEQRLQMEAAEKEAQLERRREEKRLQRQKEEEKQRSLQREQELLEKVRLHNEKRLLRTWGLEPWKKLMAQSRENVQRAQSHHCQVVLRRGLLCWSQAVREMVSEKIQRADQLGTMLLLRRTFQHWLRYKDYLSIQEERAVRRHKANLQRRTFLAWLDVTQEEKIAMWEKQRTAAEHNQRRILLSAFRLWRRFPKEMKELKLQEERREILRKKVAEILPDFKISLDNREM; this is encoded by the exons ATGAGCGCCGGGAAGCACAAGCCCGAGCTGTACCGCTGGAAGAGGCAGGCGAGCCAGGCCAAG CCGGCCTTTGACAATGACAATGTGGAGCACTGGATTAAG AGGGTGGAGCAGGCCTCGGAATTCGCAGTATCTGAAGTTTTCTCTCGGAAGAATCTCTCGCAGAGACCCGAGCGGCCAGCGCTCCAGCTGCGGTCCATGGATCAGCTGCATGACCATGACGATGCTTATACTGAGG CCCAGGATCTGCTGAGCGAGTGGCTGAGCAATAAGCTGAAGGTGGAGCTGGGGAGCGATGACGACAATGATCCTGCGGAGGACGCTGTGGAGCCAGCCAAACCAGCCCCTCCAGAGTTCATCAAGTACAACAGGTTTGATG ATCTTTATGATTATCTGGAGAAGGAGACGGAGGACACCCAGGACTTCCTCCAGAACCTGCTACATAAAGAAGTGGTGGATTCTGGGATACTGGAAAGTCTCAGGAGCGAGGAGAGTCCTAAGAAACAGAGAGACCCAAGAGTGACCATTGAAGTGCGACACCAGCAg GTAAAAGAGAACCGAGCACGACGGCAGCAGGAGGCGGATCGGCGGAGGCGGGAGCTCGCTCTGAAGAGGTCGGCCATGGCGGAGGCTCAGACCCTGGTGCAGGAGGAAAACAGACAGAAAACCCTGAAGGccaagaaggaagaggaggagatccGGCGGGAGATGGTGAAACTGCGCAAAGAGATGAGCGAGCGGAAGAGAGCCATGGAGGAGGCAAGGAGAGC AGAGTGGAAGAGACAGGAGCtggagaagaaaaaagaaaaggaggAAACGCCGCGAACGCAGAGGACAACTCAGGAGGAGGAGCGGGAGGTGAAAAGACGCGAGAAACAGGCCAAGATCCAGGAGCTGCTGCACCAGATCTATGCCGAGAACCACAGG ACTCTTCAGAAACACTTCTCCATCTGGTACAAGCTGGTGCTGGAGCGCAGGGTGAAGATAGGGAAGGCGCGGGCCCTGGCCGACTGGAAGCTGCAGCTGAGAACCTTCCGGTCCTGGAGGGACCATGTGTGGTCGGGGAAGATGGAGCGAGAGACCCAGCAAATGGAGAAGGAACTGAGAGATCAGCACAG GAAGCAGCAGGCAGCGGCAGAGTGCTACAACAAACGCCTCCTGCGCCGCTGCCTGATAGAGTGGCAGCTCTGGTGTCGAGGGGAGAAGGAGAAGCGAGAGCTGGAGGCCCGGAAAGAGGAGACGAAGAGGAAGATGGCGGCTCTCCTGGATGCGGCCTCATCTGTCGGGGGACACAGACAGAGCAGAGATGATCAGAGGGAGGCGACTGTCAGCAGGCAAGAGACCACAGAGCCTAAG GTGTTAGAGAGTGGAGGAGCCGAGCCGGGCACCCCGGTCACCCCCCATAAGAAGATAGCCGACCCCCGGCATGCCTGGCAGGTGACACCCCAGCATGCAGCCCTCACCCCCGAAGAGCTGGAGCGGCATCGCCTGCAGCCTCACAGCACCCCCCATGGCCACCACAAGAAGGTCCCACCCTATGGGGAGAACTTTGAGAACCGTCATGTCTTCCAGCAGAAGCTGATCGAGGAGCAGAGGAGGCAGCTGCAGGAGCAGAAGGAGATGATCCTGGGCCTAATGGAGAACCAGAGACTGATGATCGCCAGACAGGAGGCCAAAACCGCCACCGCTGTGACCGCCGAGCTGTACAGCCGGACccccaccagggtcacctacagGGCGAGCAGTGACCCCGTAGCCAAGGGCCCCCCCCCACAGGAGACGCCTCCCAG ATTACCCCTTACCGCTACACAATCAGATCACCCTGACGCAAGCCCCGCCCACAGTGAAGCGTCCACATCCCGGAGAACTGGTGGATCCTCCACCCCCCACCCGGCAGTCATAG CCATGGAGGAGAGGGCAGCACAGCGGGCAGAGAAGAGGCGCGTCCTGGAGGAGATAAAGAGGAAGcgggaggaggagaagctg GCTCAGCTGCGAGCGGCAGAGGAACAGAGGCTGCAGATGGAGGCAGCAGAGAAGGAGGCGCAgctagagaggaggagggaggagaagaggctgcagagacag AAAGAGGAAGAGAAGCAAAGAAGTCTGCAAAGAGAGCAAGAGCTGCTGGAGAAAGTGAGACTGCACAATGAGAAGAGACTGCTGAGGACCTGGGGCCTGGAGCCCTGGAAGAAGCTGATGGCGCAGAGCAGGGAAAATGTACAG cgGGCACAGTCCCATCACTGTCAGGTGGTCTTGAGACGCGGCCTCCTGTGTTGGTCACAAGCAGTGAGGGAGATGGTGTCTGAGAAGATCCAGAGGGCAGATCAGCTGGGCACCATGTTACTCCTAAGGAGAACCTTCCAGCACTGGCTCAGG TATAAAGACTACCTGTCTATCCAGGAGGAGAGGGCAGTGCGGCGCCACAAAGCAAATCTGCAGAGAAGGACGTTCCTGGCCTGGCTGGATGTGACGCAGGAGGAGAAGATAGCCATGTGGGAAAAGCAGAGGACGGCGGCAGAGCACAACCAGAG GCGAATCCTCCTGAGTGCGTTCAGATTGTGGAGACGGTTCCCGAAGGAGATGAAGGAGCTAAAACTACAGGAGGAGCGAAGGGAAATACTGAGGAAGAAAGTGGCTGAAATCCTCCCAGACTTCAAGATCAGCCTGGATAATAGAGAGATGTGA